In Vibrio fluvialis, the DNA window GCAGTAGAAGTGTGGACGAATACCGCCAACCAGCATGTGGTTGCGGTTAAACAGCAAGTGATGAGCGGTAATGGTGGCGGCAACGTTGTCGCCTGCATTTTTTACAAATTCGACGGCTTCTGCGGTGGTGATATGTTCCAGCACGATTTTCAGACTTGGGAAATCGTTGACGATTGGTGCCAGAACGGTCTCCAGGAACGTCTTTTCACGGTCGAAAATATCGATGTCGTGCGTGGTCACTTCACCGTGAACCAGCAGCAACATGCCTTCTTCCTGCATTGCTTGCAGTACCGGATAGATGTTTTTCGCTGAAGTCACACCTGAATCAGAGTTGGTGGTGGCACCTGCTGGGTAAAGTTTCGCGGCAACAACGGCGCCAGAAGCTTTGGCTTTGCGAATCTCTTCTGGTGAGGTGTTGTCAGTCAGATAGAGCGACATTTGTGGCTCAAACTGGCCTTGAGGCTGCGCCGCCATGATGCGTTCGCGGTAAGCCAGCGCCATTTCCGTCGTGGTAACCGGTGGGACAGTATTTGGCATGATTAGCGCGCGTCCGTTATAACGGCTGATATCGCGCACAGTGTCAGTCAGAACTTCGCCATCGCGAAGGTGAACGTGCCAGTCGTCAGGACGTGTGATCGTTAGAGTTGTCATGAATTGCTCCCACCATGAATGCGTTGAGTGATTGGAGCCTGAACGGCCAGCGAATTGTCTTGCGCAAACGCTTCCGTTTAGGCGACAGGATGATAGAGGAAAAGGGGGGGCATTTCACCCTTTTCTTTGAAATTCTCCCCAAATCGCCATTTTGGCCAGTTTACTCAGCGCTGATTGCTAAGGATATGCACTCGCATTAGTCGTTGGGCCAATTTTGCTTTATCATCGCTGGATAATAATCGTGCGTAAGGAATTGCAATGTCGTCAGCTCATCTTTCTCAAATTAACGTCTATCCGGTCAAATCTGTCGGTGGTATCGCCCTGTCCAATGCATGGGTAGAAAAACAGGGTTTGATGTTTGACCGCCGTTTTATGGTGGCACTGGCTGATGGCAGCATGGTGACGGCGCGTAAGTATCCGGGAATGGTTAAGGTGCGCTCAACATTGACCCCAGATGGCCTGATTTTCGCCGCTGAGGGATTGTCTCCGCTCAAACTGCGTTATCAAGATTTTAAAATGCAGGAAGCGCCGGCTCAGGTGTGGAGCGACAACTTCACCGCTTACACCACCACCGATGAAGCCGATGACTGGTTCAGTGCGGTATTGGGACAACGTGTTGAGCTGCTGTTCAGCGGCGAGCAATCCAACCGTGTGCGCGAGAAAGTCGGTGGCAATGTCAGCTTTGCCGACGGTTACCCGCTGCTGGTGATCAGTGAAGGCTCGCTGCAAGAACTCAATCGTCGTAGTCCGGAACAGCACAGCATGGATCAGTTTCGCACCAACTTAGTGGTGTCGGGGACTGAACCGTTTGGCGAAGACAGCTGGAAGCGCATTCGTATCGGTGACGTTGAGTTTGAAGCGGTGAAACCTTGCGAACGCTGCATACTGACTACGGTCGATGTGAAGAAAGGTGAATTCCGCCCGACGAAAGAACCGCTCAGAACGCTGTCCCAGTTCCGCGCCAATGAACGAGGCGGCGTATTCTTCGGCCAGAACTTGGTGGCGAAGAATGAAGGCATGATCCGCACTGGCGATGTGGTGGAAGTGCTGGAATACAAAGAAAAAGAGTTCTACGCCGACAATGGTCAGAGCCACTATCTGATGACGTGCGTGGAACGCGAAGAGATCGCCCGTGATTTTGTCACTTTCTGGCTCGAACCACAGCACGGTATGGCGCCGAGTTACCAGCCGGGCCAGCATCTGCCGATTGAAGTGGTGGTGAATGGCGAAAATGTTGCTCGCCGCTACACCTTATCTTCCAGTCCGTCACGTCCGGGGCGTCTGGCGATTTCAGTGAAACGCATTGACGGCGGACGCGTTTCCAACTGGCTGGCGCAAAATTTGCAGGTGGGCGATACGCTCTCCACTCAGTTGCCTGACGGCAGTTTCCGTCTTGAAAAAGAGCAACACCAACAGCCATTGTTGCTGCTCTCTGCGGGCAGTGGCGTGACGCCGATGCTGTCAATGCTGCGTTATCTGGCGGACCATCAGCAAATCAGCGATGTGGTGTTCTATCATCAGTGCCGCTCGGTGGAAGACATTCCGGTACGTGAAGAGCTGGAACAGCTCAACCGTGAATTTGATGGCCTGAAAGTGTTCATCTCACTCACGCAGCCACCGCTGGATTGGTTTGGCCTCAAAGGCCGTTTTTCACTCTCTCACCTTAAGCAGGTCAAAGATGTGGCTTCGCGTCAGGTATTTGTGTGTGGCCCGGATGGTTTTATGCAGAAGGCGAAAAGCCTGTTGCTGAAACAGGGTCTGCCGGAAGCTGCCTATCATCAGGAGGCGTTTGGGGTTGCTCAAACCGCACCGAAAGAGTTCAAGACGCTGCAATTGAGTGTCAACGGCAATGTGTTTGAAGGTAACAACCAGACGACGCTGTTGGAACAGGCGGAAGCAGCAGGTATCGCGATTGCGAGCAGTTGCCGAGCAGGCTTCTGTGGTTCGTGTAAAGTGACTGTCGAATCGGGCTTGGTGCACCAGCCAGATGTGCCCGCGCTACAAGAGCATGAGCGCAATATGGGCGTTGTGCTGGCTTGCTGTTGTATTCCGGAAACGGATATCGAAGTGGTGGACTAATCGCAATAAAAAACACCTCCCGATGGGAGGTGTTTTTTTATGCGTTGTGCTTATTGGGCATCGCCCATCACCAGCTGGCACATTTGCTGATACTGCACGTGATTCCCGGCAAATAGCTCCGTTACAATCGCGTCTTCTTTGCCACCGGACAAACGGCGTTTCATCGCTTCTCTTACCAACAAGACCAAATGCTGTTCTTTGCTGATCCCATTGTGTTGTGTCGCAGACCAACTGGCCAGCGACTGAGTAAATGGTGTCACTCTCAGTTTGGGTTCAAAGTTTTGCACTTCTGTTTTTAGTACTTGCAGCAAATGCGGATACACTTCGTCCTCGCGCTTGCTGTGGCGTAAACGCTCCAGCACAGCCAGGCTGAGTGCACTATGTTGTACCAGGCCTGCCTGATGCGGGAAAGTGTCACGCAGACGCACCGAGAAATCGATGCGGCTAATTTGGGTATTAGGAAAGAAAGTCAGCGAGCACAGGCAATCCAGTGGGATCCACACCGCCTGATTAGGCTCAACGGCGTATTCCTGTTTACCGAGTTTTACCAGCACCAGTCCCTGATCTACATGAATCAAACTATGCTTGGTCGCTCGTTTGCGAGACGTGGCTTCTAAATAGGGAAATAAGCACGTTTCTGACTGAATAGCGTAGTTCATGGATGGCCTCGTGATAATTTGGGGCGCTAAGGTTACCGCTTTCACTGATAAAAGCCAAATATCCCGATGAAAACAGGCACGTTCAATGCATTATTCAATGGGTTGCATTGAGATAAACGTAGATTATGCGAGTACGGAAACCTTTTTGTTCTAAGCTGGTCTGACCTTGTAAATTATGTGGTAACGATAGCTGCGACGCTCTGTGAGTATGCGTAGAATAGGCCAGCTTTTTATTTGACGTATAAATATATGACATCAACAACTGATCCTTTTGTAGAAATTCGTCCTTACAATGACGATGAGATTCCTGCGGCCATTGATCGTCTGATCAATGACGAAGAGTTTATCGCTGCCATTTTGCAGCACCGGTTTGAGCGCCAGCCGTCTTGGCTAAAATCTCTGATGGGACCTTTTGTTAAAGCCTATCTGAAATTCAAATGGGCCAAGCTGACCTCCGTCGAAGCCATTCAGCTGGAAGTGAAGAAATATCTCGACCAGACACTGGAGCACACCACACGCGGCGTGACCTACAGTGGCCTGAACCAACTCGACAAGAACACCGCGTATCTGTTTGTTTCCAACCACCGGGACATCGCGATGGATCCGGCGCTGGTTAACTATGGCCTGCACATTACGGGTCACCGCACCGTGCGTATTGCTATCGGTGACAACCTGCTGAAAAAGCCCTGTGCGACAGAGCTGATGAAGCTGAACAAAAGCTTTATCGTGAAACGTTCAGCCAAAGGCCCGCGTGAAATGATGAAGGCGCTGGGCACTTTATCTGGCTATATCAAGCATTCGCTCGACACGGGTAACTCAATCTGGATTGCGCAGAAAGAGGGCCGTGCAAAAGATGGTAACGATTTTACCGATCCTGCGATTCTGAAGATGTTCCACGTGGAAGGTCGTAAGCAAAAGATGGAGTTTGCGGACTACGTTAAGTCGCTGAGAATCGTGCCTGTCTCTATCGCGTATGAAAATGACCCGTGTGACATTGCAAAAGCACGTGAACTGTACGAGAAGGCGACACACGGTAAATACGAGAAAGCGGAATTTGAAGATATCGAGAGCATCATTCAAGGTATCGTAGGTGATAAAGGCCGTGTGCATGTCGCGTTTGGTAGTGTGATTGATCAAACGTTCGAAACGCCGGAAGCGCTGGCCGATGAGATTGATCGCCAAATTCATGAAAACTACCAGCTTTACCCAATTAACCTGCTGGCCGCGGGCGAAGAGAGTGAAGATATCACGCCAGCTGTGCGTGCCAAACTGAATGAGAAACTCGCTCAGCTACCAGAAGGGGCGCATGCCTATCTGCTTGATAGCTACGCAAACCCGGTGCGTAACCGCAAGTAACGGTATCCATTCGGACACAAAAAAGAGAAGCTTCGGCTTCTCTTTTTTTATGGCTGCGCGGTGATATTAACGGGCGACCGCCCCGCCCAGAGTCAGTGTGGTCGGCCACTTGGTAATTTGATTGCCGCCCAGATAGATGTTGCCGTTCACCGTCATCGTATCGGGAAAGGTGGTAATTTTGGAGCCGCCGATAAACAGACTACCCTGCACGACCAGTCCTTCCGGGAGTTCAGTCAGCGGAGTACGAATCACGCTCAGATCGCCTTTGACGGTCAGGCGTGGCGGCAGTTTAGTCAGCGGCGTGTCAGTAAGATTGATATAGCCGCCGACATTGACCCCGGCAGGCCAGTTTTTGATTTGTGAACCCAGCAGGTTGGCGTAACCACGGATATAGGTGCCGCGCTGAATGCGCTCCAATTTGCTGTTGGTGGCATCGAGGCTGCCCTGCACTTTCAATCCGCTGGGCAGACGGGTAATGCCGGTTTTCGCGATGTTCAGATTCCCTTTGACTTCCAGCCCATCAGGCAGGCTGGTAAAGGGCTTGTTACGCAAATCCAGATTTCCGTAGTTATCGAGATAATTCAGGATATGGTATTGGTCCAAAGGATCTGCCGTGGCCTGAACGCCAGGTAACAACAGCAGCAAACAAATCAGCAGGCGCGGCATAGCGGCTTCCGGTAGTCAAAACGTGAACGCTGTTAGTATCGCCAGCATCGGGTATTGCTTCAATGCCTAATGCTTGAAAGGCGGGAGGAGTCGGGGGAAAGTCACAAAAAACGGGCCAATCAAGCCCGTTAAATCTCGTTTGAATGACGGCGTAATTAACGCGCCAAAGAACGGGTCTTCAGTTCGAAAATCAGTTTTTCAGCACTCACTTCAAACTTAAAGCGCGCGTGCATTTCTTTTGCATTGTCAGCCAGTGGCAGAACTTCGTACTGTACATTCTCATTCACCTGTTTAGCGACAGCCAGGTATTTATCGAGTTCAGCGTTCAGTTGCTCCAGGCTCTCTGCGAAAATGGACACTTCTGCCACATCGTCGCCTTCACGAATGATGTAGCCCATTTCACCGGCCACGCCACACGCTTCGCACACTTCGGTTTCTACGTAGCTTTCGTTACTCATCTCATAATCCTCTTACAAAAGTTATGGTCATTTTAACCCTGTATGCAACCGTATTCCAGAGTCAGACCCCGCTGTTTTTCTGCCAATTAACAGTTTGATGTTTTGTATCAATAGACGCAGGGTATTGAGAGGAATGGCGAATATCTGACGGATAGATGTGACTTGAGTCAATTTTTTGTGAGTTAAGGTGCCATTATTTTGGCATAATGCTACCTATTTCATTGCTATAGCTTATGGATTGTAAGATTATCCCTACTCGAGGTAACAATATTTTGTCGTGATTTAAACGACGTTTAGTAGGGTGTTTTCATCCGTTCATTGTCGCCATTTCTGTCGCTCTCATGACGCATTCGGTTTGGCACACGGGTGTACTCAGGGCACTTGTGTGTTGTCATGAAGGCAGAGTGTAAGGCATTGATAAAAAGAAAAAATGAAATTTCTGTTCGCTAGGATGACCCGTTGAACCACGCGTATACAGTGTGGAACCCCATTAAGTTCAACGCGGGCATTTCATTGCAGAATAGACAATATGGATTTACATAAGAAGAGCCTTAACCATGCCAAAGCGTAGTAAAGAAGATACCGAAATCACGATTCAGAAGATCATGGACGCCGTCGTTGATCAGCTGTTGCGATTAGGGTACGACAAAATGTCATACACGACGTTAAGTCAGCAAACGGGTGTATCACGAACCGGGATTAGTCACCATTTCCCGAAGAAAACGGATTTTGCTTCAGCGCTGGATAGCCGCATTTTTAAAATGTTTGTCGAGCATCTGGATTTCGACAATGGCACAGATTCGTTCTCATCCAGCTGGATGAAAGCGTTAGACAATTCAGAGTTTCTCGCCATTCTTCGCCTGCTGTTCCACCACATTGTGACCGCAGAGCGAGCAGAAAGCTTTGCGTCCAACGGCATTGATCGTTTGTACCGCTTGGCGGACGAAAAGCTGGGCAATGGCAGCGACAGACAAGTGGAATGGCTGATCGGTAAATCACTGGTTACCATGAGCCAATAACCGGCAGGATTGAATAAAAAGGCCAACATGAGTTGGCCTTTTTTATGCGCAGATTCTGAGAGCTCTAAGCCGCTGGATAAACCATCGGAAAATCGAGCTGTGGATGAGGCGCGACGATTGCCCGATAACCGTAAACCCGTTCAATCAGTTCGCTGTTAAGCGCCTGCCATGGCGGCGCATCGCACACCAGTTTGCCTTGATGCAGCAAAACCAGACGATCGGAATATTGTGCCGCGAGGTTGAGATCGTGCAGCACGACAATCACCGCACACGCTTCGTCGCGGGCTAAATCGCGGGCAATTCGCAGCGTATTATGCTGGTGGGCAAGGTCGAGCGCCGAAGTAGGTTCATCCAACATCAGTATTTTTTGCTCTCCCCCTTGATGCAATTGCGTCAATACGCGAGCCAAATGCAGGCGCTGCTTTTCACCGCCGGAAAGAGCCGGATACAAACGATCCGCCAAGTGAATCACATCGGTTTGGGTCATGTAATGACGCGCGAGCCTGCGTGTTTCCTGCTGCGAAGCATTGAGCGGAATCGCGCCCAGTTCCACCACTTCTTGCGCGGTAAAGGGAAAGCTCAGACTGCTACTCTGTGGCAACAGACCAACATGACGGGCGAGATCAGAGGGCGACCACATCTCCCGCGCCTGGCCAAAAATGTGGATCGGCGCTCTGCTGTCGAGTTCACCACTCAGAAGTTTCAGCAGGGTACTTTTCCCGGCGCCGTTGGGGCCAAGTAGCGCAGTGACTTCACCCGAGCGAATTTCGATATCAATTTCATTCAGCACGGTGCGGGCGCCAAATTGAGCAGACAACCCCTGTGCTTGAAGGGCGATAGACGACATCAGAATATTTTTCCCTTTTGCTGAAACAGAAGATAGAGGAAGAAGGGCGCACCGACTAAGGCAGTGACGATGCCTATCGGCAGCTCAGCCGGGGCTGCCGCGACGCGGGCAAACATATCAGCGATGGTCAGCAAGAGCGCGCCAAGCAGCGCAGAAATTGGCAGCAAGTTGCGATGATCCGGCCCGACCAACATTCGACCGAGATGGGGCACCACCAGACCGACAAAGCCAATCATACCAGCGGCACTGACGGTAACGCCGACGCCGACTGCGCTGAGCACAATCAATGCTCGCTTGAGGTGCTGAATCGGAATTCCCAGATGGCGCGCTTCTGACTCGCCGAGCAGCAGGGCATTCAATGTCATCGCACGGCGGGAGAAGTAGAGGTACAACCCCAGTAACGTGATGCCACACAGCGTAATGCTTTGCCAGTTCGCTCCGGCAAACGACCCCATGGACCACAAGGTGAGATCGCGCAGCATCTGATCGTCGGCGACGTAGTTCAGATAACCAATGCCCGCGCCGGATACGGCGCTGATCGCGACCCCGGCCAGCAACATGATGGTGACGGAAGTCCCGAATTTATTGGTGCCGAGTCGATACACCACAATGGTGGTCAGAGCGCCGCCGAGAAAAGCGCACAGTGGCAGCGTGATCGCATTCATCCAACGCGCGTCAAAGTTGAGGTTGCCCAGCAGTACAATGGCCAGCGCGGCCCCCAAAGACGCTCCGGCAGAGACGCCGATGATGCCGGGTTCCGCCAATGGGTTGCGAAACAGCCCTTGCATCACGGTGCCACACAACGCGAGAATCGCGCCGACCAGCATACATAACAGGGTGCGTGGGAAACGAATCTCATGGATCACCAAATTAATGTGCTTGGCGATATCGTCACTTTGCAGCAGCAAGCTACTCAGGCTGTCACGGAAACTGATGTTCATGGGACCAACCGTGATGGAGTAAATGGCGGAAATCGCCACAATCAAACCCAACACCAGCGTGGTCAGATAAAGAGGAACCTGTCTTAACACGCGCATTTAACCCTGTGGATAGAGCAACGCCTGCAGGCGCTGCGCTTCTGCTAAGCTTTTGAGTCCCAAACCACCGACCAACGCGTGGCCATCGACAGTGATGATCTGTTTACTCTGACCTGCTGGTGTGGCGGCCAGCATTGGCATTGCCGCAAGAATAGCGTCGGCGCCGCCCATTTTGTCGTAGCTGCGGCCGCTAACCAGAATCACATCGGGTTGCATTTCAACCATGGCTTCCATCGACAACGGTTTGTATGACGTCAACTGGGTCGCCGCCGGGTTTACGCCGCCTGCGAGCGTGATCATCGCATCCGGTACCGTGTCACTGCCTGCAACGTTCGCTGCGCGTCCTTCATGGATCAGCAGAAACAACACTTTCTTGCGTGCTGATGCGTCTGGCTGTTGGGCTTGCAGCGCTTTAAGCGCATCGTTGACCTGTTGTTTCAGAGGACCAGCGGCCGCTTCGCTGTGGGTCAGGCTGGCAATCTGAACGATGCGTTGCAGTAAGCCTTGCGGCGTCGAATCACTGTTGATCACTTCAACGTCCACCCCGGCAGATTTGAGCTGTTTTAATGTGGTGTCAGGGCCCATTTCATTGGAGCCGAGTAGTTGCGTCGGCTCAAGCGCAAGCAGGCCTTCGGCAGACAGTTGACGATGATAACCGACCTTCGGCAATGCCAGAGAAGGTGGCGTCACACTGGTGACATCAATCCCGACCAGTTGCTGCTCCGCGCCAAGCGCCAGAATGAGTTCAGTCACGCTGCTACCTGCACTGATGATGCGTTCAGCGGCCAGAGTGGAAGAGGAAAAGGCAGTAAATGCAGTGGCCGCCAGCCACGCTACTCGAACGGTGGTTTTCATGGTGTGTCTCATTATTTCGATGGTTTTTCGGTTAACAGTTGAGTGGCTTGAATGCCGTTTTCCTGCAAAAAGGCCAGCAGTTTGACCAAATGTTGCACCTCAGCATTTTTGTCGGCGCCGATGACGATTGGGCGCTGGTTATGTTGATGAGCCTCAAGTAGGGCGAGAGTGAAATTGGGCCAGTCTAGGTAGGCTTGGCCGTCAATTGCCCAATAGGGTTCAGCCGCGGTGATGTTAATGGTCAGCGACTGAGACTCCACTGCGGTAACGACATCGGAATCGCTGGTGGGTAAGGTGACATCGAGCGAATCGAGCTTGACCGCTGCGGTCAGCATCAAAAACACCATCACGATAAAGATGATGTCGAGCAGCGGCGTCAGATCCGGCGTTAAGCCAAACTCGTTTTTGTGCGGTGCGCTTTTGATCATGATGAACTCACAGCAGGCGCAGCGGCGGTGTCTGACGAAGAACGGCGCGCGTCACTGGTATTAAGGCTGATACCTTCCAGCCACAGATTGACGTAGTTGAGCGTGTGCTCCAGTTTCGCCATCACTTTGTCGGCCCATAAGCTGAGTAACTGCGCGCCAGCGATGGCGGGCAGGGCAATCATGAGGCCCGCTGCGGTGGTGCGCATCGCAATGCCAAGACCATCGGCCAGATCGTTGGGCGTAATATTGCCGCTCGAAGCCGCTACACCTTTGAACATTTCAATCAGGCCCAGTACGGTGCCGAGCAAGCCAATTAACGGACTGATAACGCCAATCAGAGTGAGCAGACGCAGACCGGCATTGAGCTGATGGCGTTTTTCCTGAAGCCAGATTCCAGCTGCATCTTCGCGTAACGCTTTAGGAAAGGCATGGTGGGCCAGTAGCATAGCCACCGCGCGGTAGAGCAGCGGGCGCTTGTCTGCCAGTGACTCGGCTAACGCTTCCAATTCGTTGGCATTGGTTGGCGATACTTGGTTCAGGTGACGGCGGATGGCTCCTTTGCCGACGCCTAAACTGAGTATCACCTGAAAGGCGCGTTCAGTCAGGATCATGACGGTCAATGCTGAGCAGATCAGCAGGGGCCAGGTCATCAGACCGAGTTGTTGTTGCAATTGATGTAGTGGTTCCATTATCCATCCAACCTAAAACGAACGGGAATTTGCACTCGGTGAGCCAGCGCTTCACCGTTGATGATGTGCGGAGAAAACTTCCACTGTTTGATGGCATCCAGCGCGGATTGGTCCAACATCTCAGTACCGGAAGAAGAGATTAAAATCTGTTTGATTTGGTGACCTTGTGCATCGAGCCACACCTCGTAAGTGGCCACTCCCTCAATACCGCGCTTTTGTGCCAAACGTGGGTAATTGGGGCGAATCGGCCGTGACACAAAAGAGGGGCGATCAACCAGGATTGGTGCAGCATTCGCGCCTTGGCTGCTTACCGCAGGCGCCGGTTTGGCTTTCGCTACGGTTTCAACGGGCGTAGCGGCTGCTGCAGTGTGAGTCACTGCCTGCCTTGTCTCTGATTTGTGCTTGACTGGCGGTGCGCCAGTTTTTGGTGCCTGCGCCGTTTTATTGAACGCTGAACGAATGGGTTTTTGGGTCGCCGTTTTCGCTGTGGGTTTCGGTTTGTCAGCGCTTTGGGCGACCTTTTCTGTCGGCTTTTCAGGTGTTACTGGTGTGGTTTTAGGTTCGGGTTTGGCTGGCGATTTCGCAATGTTGTCCGCTTTAACCTGCGGCGTTGCTTGCGGCGCGGCGACAAAATTGATCGCGACCGAAGTGGATTGATTACCCGCAGGCATGGCGAGCGCGGTGGACTGTTTTGCCACCAACAGGAGTGAAGCGTGCAATGCAAGAGAAACGCCGCCTGCGACAAAATATCTTGGGAAATTCACTCTCAGCTCCGAAGCCCGTATCCATTTAATTTCAGAATTATCACCCAACATGTAAATAAGATCAATTATCAATTGTATTCTCATTTGAGTGTATCTATGATTTTGTCACTTTGTGTGAACGACTGCACTGGCAATGATTCAGCGGATTCGGATGAACTATTTGGTTTATCGACGGCTCCAATCATTCGACAGTCATCAAGGTTTCAGTCACATTAAAATGGTGACAAACCTGCAACAAGCACTCATCAGGCTGCACAATATTCAGATTGAACCAGTTCGTGGCCAGAGCGCTCTACGAGCCAGATAACAGTGGAAATAACTATGGAATCTCTACAACAACAAGTCGCAACGCTGCTTGAACAGGAACCGACACTGCTGACAGCCGCGATGGCTGAGCGACTCAATGTTTCCGAATTTGATGTGGTGAACGCCCTGCCAACGGAAATGGTGGCTGTGGTGGATGGCAGCGAAGCGGAAACGTTACTCAGCGATATCGCAGACTGGGGCACAGTGACCACTATTGTTCATTCGTTTGGTTCTATTTTCGAAGTCAAAGCGCCATTGCCGAAAGGGAAAATGGCACGTGGCTACTACAATTTAATGGGGCGTGATGGTCAACTGCATGGCCATTTAAAGCTCGATACGATTACGCATGTTGCGTTAGTCAGCAAACCGTTTATGGGGCGTGAAAGTCACTACTTTGGCTTTTTCAGTGCCCAGGGCGACAACATTTTTAAGGTATATCTGGGACGTGACGAAAAGCGTGAGCTGTTATCGGATCAGGTCATCCGCTTTAAAGCATTGCAACAACAACTACAAAAATAGTGATCGGTTTTAGGAGAAAGTAAATGGATCAGCAAGTTAAGCAGGAAAGACTGCAAGGACGTCTGGAGCCGGAAATTCAGGAGTTCCGCCAGGAGCGCTCAACGCTGCAATTGGCGACGGTCGATGCTGATGGGCGTCCAAACGTGAGCTATGCGCCGTTTGTGCAGAACCAGGAAGGCTACTTCATTCTGATCTCGCACATTGCCCGCCACGCTCGCAACCTCGACATCAATCCACAGGTGTCGATCATGATGATTGAAGATGAAAGTGTCGCGAAGCAGTTGTTTGCTCGCAAGCGTCTGACTTTTGATGCCGTGGCCAAAAGCGTTGCCCGTGACAGTTTGTTATGGCAACAAGTGATTGGTCAGATGAAAGCGCGCTTTGGCGAAATCATCGACGGACTCAGCCAGTTGGAAGACTTTACGCTCTACTGCCTAAAACCGGAGAAAGGTTTGTTCGTGAAAGGGTTTGGTCAGGCGTATCAGGTGTCCGGTGATGATCTGGTGGACTTTGTTCATCTGCAGGAAGGCCATCGCAAAATCTCTAACGGCTAAGCGTTTAAACCAGATTGTCAGGGGCTGCATTGCAGCCCCTTTTTTTGTTTCTTTCGCCGGGCCGTTATCTCTTCACCGCTTCCTGCAGTTCGAGTTCATTT includes these proteins:
- the pyrC gene encoding dihydroorotase — its product is MTTLTITRPDDWHVHLRDGEVLTDTVRDISRYNGRALIMPNTVPPVTTTEMALAYRERIMAAQPQGQFEPQMSLYLTDNTSPEEIRKAKASGAVVAAKLYPAGATTNSDSGVTSAKNIYPVLQAMQEEGMLLLVHGEVTTHDIDIFDREKTFLETVLAPIVNDFPSLKIVLEHITTAEAVEFVKNAGDNVAATITAHHLLFNRNHMLVGGIRPHFYCLPILKRATHQHALVAAATSGNKKFFLGTDSAPHAKGKKEAACGCAGSYTAHAALELYAEVFEQEDKLDQLEAFASHNGPDFYGLPRNSDTVTLTKQAWDVPASMPFGGETVVPIRAGEQVQWTVK
- a CDS encoding hybrid-cluster NAD(P)-dependent oxidoreductase, with the protein product MSSAHLSQINVYPVKSVGGIALSNAWVEKQGLMFDRRFMVALADGSMVTARKYPGMVKVRSTLTPDGLIFAAEGLSPLKLRYQDFKMQEAPAQVWSDNFTAYTTTDEADDWFSAVLGQRVELLFSGEQSNRVREKVGGNVSFADGYPLLVISEGSLQELNRRSPEQHSMDQFRTNLVVSGTEPFGEDSWKRIRIGDVEFEAVKPCERCILTTVDVKKGEFRPTKEPLRTLSQFRANERGGVFFGQNLVAKNEGMIRTGDVVEVLEYKEKEFYADNGQSHYLMTCVEREEIARDFVTFWLEPQHGMAPSYQPGQHLPIEVVVNGENVARRYTLSSSPSRPGRLAISVKRIDGGRVSNWLAQNLQVGDTLSTQLPDGSFRLEKEQHQQPLLLLSAGSGVTPMLSMLRYLADHQQISDVVFYHQCRSVEDIPVREELEQLNREFDGLKVFISLTQPPLDWFGLKGRFSLSHLKQVKDVASRQVFVCGPDGFMQKAKSLLLKQGLPEAAYHQEAFGVAQTAPKEFKTLQLSVNGNVFEGNNQTTLLEQAEAAGIAIASSCRAGFCGSCKVTVESGLVHQPDVPALQEHERNMGVVLACCCIPETDIEVVD
- a CDS encoding 1-acyl-sn-glycerol-3-phosphate acyltransferase, encoding MTSTTDPFVEIRPYNDDEIPAAIDRLINDEEFIAAILQHRFERQPSWLKSLMGPFVKAYLKFKWAKLTSVEAIQLEVKKYLDQTLEHTTRGVTYSGLNQLDKNTAYLFVSNHRDIAMDPALVNYGLHITGHRTVRIAIGDNLLKKPCATELMKLNKSFIVKRSAKGPREMMKALGTLSGYIKHSLDTGNSIWIAQKEGRAKDGNDFTDPAILKMFHVEGRKQKMEFADYVKSLRIVPVSIAYENDPCDIAKARELYEKATHGKYEKAEFEDIESIIQGIVGDKGRVHVAFGSVIDQTFETPEALADEIDRQIHENYQLYPINLLAAGEESEDITPAVRAKLNEKLAQLPEGAHAYLLDSYANPVRNRK
- a CDS encoding YfcZ/YiiS family protein; translated protein: MSNESYVETEVCEACGVAGEMGYIIREGDDVAEVSIFAESLEQLNAELDKYLAVAKQVNENVQYEVLPLADNAKEMHARFKFEVSAEKLIFELKTRSLAR
- a CDS encoding TetR family transcriptional regulator produces the protein MPKRSKEDTEITIQKIMDAVVDQLLRLGYDKMSYTTLSQQTGVSRTGISHHFPKKTDFASALDSRIFKMFVEHLDFDNGTDSFSSSWMKALDNSEFLAILRLLFHHIVTAERAESFASNGIDRLYRLADEKLGNGSDRQVEWLIGKSLVTMSQ
- a CDS encoding heme ABC transporter ATP-binding protein is translated as MSSIALQAQGLSAQFGARTVLNEIDIEIRSGEVTALLGPNGAGKSTLLKLLSGELDSRAPIHIFGQAREMWSPSDLARHVGLLPQSSSLSFPFTAQEVVELGAIPLNASQQETRRLARHYMTQTDVIHLADRLYPALSGGEKQRLHLARVLTQLHQGGEQKILMLDEPTSALDLAHQHNTLRIARDLARDEACAVIVVLHDLNLAAQYSDRLVLLHQGKLVCDAPPWQALNSELIERVYGYRAIVAPHPQLDFPMVYPAA
- a CDS encoding FecCD family ABC transporter permease gives rise to the protein MLRQVPLYLTTLVLGLIVAISAIYSITVGPMNISFRDSLSSLLLQSDDIAKHINLVIHEIRFPRTLLCMLVGAILALCGTVMQGLFRNPLAEPGIIGVSAGASLGAALAIVLLGNLNFDARWMNAITLPLCAFLGGALTTIVVYRLGTNKFGTSVTIMLLAGVAISAVSGAGIGYLNYVADDQMLRDLTLWSMGSFAGANWQSITLCGITLLGLYLYFSRRAMTLNALLLGESEARHLGIPIQHLKRALIVLSAVGVGVTVSAAGMIGFVGLVVPHLGRMLVGPDHRNLLPISALLGALLLTIADMFARVAAAPAELPIGIVTALVGAPFFLYLLFQQKGKIF
- a CDS encoding heme/hemin ABC transporter substrate-binding protein; translated protein: MKTTVRVAWLAATAFTAFSSSTLAAERIISAGSSVTELILALGAEQQLVGIDVTSVTPPSLALPKVGYHRQLSAEGLLALEPTQLLGSNEMGPDTTLKQLKSAGVDVEVINSDSTPQGLLQRIVQIASLTHSEAAAGPLKQQVNDALKALQAQQPDASARKKVLFLLIHEGRAANVAGSDTVPDAMITLAGGVNPAATQLTSYKPLSMEAMVEMQPDVILVSGRSYDKMGGADAILAAMPMLAATPAGQSKQIITVDGHALVGGLGLKSLAEAQRLQALLYPQG